The following are encoded together in the Halopseudomonas salegens genome:
- a CDS encoding TrkH family potassium uptake protein gives MFSLFRPVLYLCSVLSMVISVLMAIVALFGWWRNDAEFMVFLLCAAGIFLCGLIVHFLVRSPGNQLVARQLYLMTSLGWMLMALCGALPLFFSHYELSFTDALFEAVSGITTTGSTVLSGIEQLSPSLLLWRSMLQWLGGLGVIGMAVSILPFLRIGGMRLFHTESSDWSDKSMPRLQSLARLLVLTYLGLSLACTAAYWLAGMSVFDAVNHAMTTVSTGGYATDDRSMGRFGAPILWIAIAFMLLGAMPFTLIISFLRRPRWHLLLNSQVLTLLGIVAAVSLLLSSFLILGNDQKPFHALTHATFNLVSVITTTGYASSDYTQWGNVSIALFFFVMFIGGCSGSTSGGMKIFRFELSYRFLRSQVRKLIHPNGVFTTQYNGRTVDDDIMHSAVAFSFLFFICLAVLTLFLAALGLDLVTSLSSAATALTNVGPGLGDIVGPAGNFAPLPDAAKWLLCFGMLLGRLELLTLMVLLTPVFWRG, from the coding sequence ATGTTCAGTCTTTTCCGTCCGGTTCTCTATCTGTGCAGTGTGTTGTCGATGGTCATCAGTGTGCTGATGGCAATAGTCGCCCTCTTTGGCTGGTGGCGAAACGATGCCGAGTTCATGGTTTTTTTGCTGTGCGCAGCCGGTATTTTTCTGTGTGGCCTGATCGTGCACTTTCTGGTTCGCTCTCCGGGCAATCAACTGGTTGCCCGGCAGTTGTATCTGATGACCAGTCTTGGCTGGATGCTGATGGCTTTGTGTGGTGCGCTGCCCTTGTTCTTCAGCCACTATGAGCTGAGCTTTACCGATGCGCTGTTCGAGGCGGTTTCCGGTATTACCACGACCGGCTCAACGGTGCTCAGTGGTATCGAGCAGCTGTCACCCAGTCTGCTGCTGTGGCGTTCGATGCTGCAGTGGTTGGGCGGGTTGGGGGTTATCGGCATGGCAGTGTCGATTCTGCCATTTCTGCGGATTGGGGGTATGCGCCTGTTTCATACCGAATCATCCGATTGGTCGGATAAGTCGATGCCGCGACTGCAAAGTCTGGCCAGGTTGCTGGTGCTGACCTATCTGGGGTTGTCGCTGGCTTGTACCGCAGCCTACTGGTTGGCAGGGATGTCAGTTTTTGACGCCGTGAACCATGCCATGACGACGGTATCCACCGGTGGGTATGCTACCGATGACCGCTCAATGGGTCGCTTTGGCGCGCCGATACTGTGGATTGCGATTGCCTTCATGTTGTTGGGGGCTATGCCATTTACCTTGATCATCAGCTTTCTGCGCCGGCCCCGCTGGCATCTTTTGCTGAACTCGCAGGTACTGACCCTGCTTGGTATCGTTGCTGCGGTGAGTCTGCTGCTCAGCAGTTTTCTGATTCTGGGTAACGATCAAAAACCGTTTCATGCCCTGACCCACGCCACCTTCAATCTGGTCTCGGTTATTACCACCACAGGCTATGCGTCCAGCGATTACACGCAGTGGGGCAACGTCAGTATCGCGTTGTTCTTCTTCGTGATGTTTATTGGCGGCTGCTCGGGTTCGACCAGTGGCGGCATGAAAATCTTTCGCTTTGAACTGAGTTACCGTTTTCTGCGCTCCCAGGTGCGCAAGCTGATTCATCCCAATGGGGTATTTACCACGCAGTACAACGGACGCACAGTGGATGACGACATCATGCATTCAGCGGTCGCGTTTTCCTTTCTGTTCTTCATTTGCCTGGCAGTTTTGACCCTGTTCCTGGCAGCGCTCGGGCTGGATCTGGTGACCAGTCTAAGCTCTGCTGCAACCGCCTTGACCAACGTGGGCCCGGGGCTGGGCGATATCGTCGGCCCTGCGGGCAATTTTGCGCCATTGCCTGACGCGGCTAAATGGCTGTTATGCTTCGGCATGCTGCTTGGGCGGCTTGAGCTGCTTACTTTGATGGTTCTATTGACCCCGGTGTTCTGGCGCGGATGA
- a CDS encoding GGDEF domain-containing protein, whose amino-acid sequence MTESRHSAQRGADINFAPADVEELLKRGLVRLSIAAAGVDPVLDKRLKQLRAAMRSECPASGLAELLPDLERAVLAVDNDREHRMASITAHLRNLVEQLLAHEPPVETRKTLRNIRDQLAEPLHYAAAYHAVLEQLVPAQDETLQAESASAAGGGLFSRLFKRSGDQPASDSEHADTAQDVNHPGVITDEGTSYSQVAAHVEGILLDLLTQLEVAEAQQPQRDRLKVQIAEGLNWYELAAVLDQASQLILLAQQSRQGDFERYLQQLNERLALFQGNLEDAHEAYTGSVDAGVELEGAIRTQVEGLHDDVRDAADLDSLKATVENKLNHLLQDVEQARSVRQQREQEVSERLQVMVERIQVMEVEAQSFRTHLEEQRQRSLLDSLTGMANRGGLQKRMAEEFERWQRYGGQLLLAVLDVDHFKTINDNFGHLAGDKVLRLIAQQLSRRLRKTDFIGRFGGEEFVMLLPGTNPEQGEIVLEALRSGIEECPFHFKTERVTITVSIGFTDFQQGDDLDTVFERADKAMYAAKAAGRNRLLRA is encoded by the coding sequence ATGACGGAAAGCCGCCACTCAGCACAGCGAGGAGCCGATATCAACTTCGCCCCGGCAGATGTGGAAGAATTGCTAAAACGCGGACTGGTGCGCCTCAGCATTGCGGCTGCCGGCGTCGATCCGGTGCTCGACAAGCGCCTGAAGCAACTTCGTGCAGCCATGCGCAGCGAATGCCCGGCCAGCGGCCTGGCCGAATTGCTGCCGGATCTGGAGCGTGCCGTTCTGGCGGTTGATAATGACCGCGAGCATCGCATGGCGTCGATTACTGCCCATTTGCGCAATCTGGTCGAGCAACTGCTGGCCCATGAGCCGCCTGTTGAAACGCGTAAAACGCTGCGCAACATCCGTGATCAATTGGCTGAACCCCTGCACTATGCTGCGGCCTACCATGCGGTTCTGGAGCAACTGGTGCCAGCGCAGGACGAAACGCTGCAAGCGGAGTCTGCCAGTGCAGCCGGTGGTGGGCTCTTCTCCCGGCTGTTCAAGCGCAGTGGCGACCAGCCGGCCAGTGACAGCGAGCACGCCGATACAGCGCAGGATGTCAATCACCCTGGCGTCATCACTGATGAAGGCACCAGTTATAGCCAGGTTGCCGCCCATGTCGAAGGCATACTACTTGATCTGTTGACGCAGCTGGAAGTCGCAGAAGCCCAGCAACCCCAGCGCGATCGGCTCAAGGTGCAGATAGCCGAGGGTTTGAACTGGTATGAACTGGCAGCGGTGCTTGATCAGGCCAGTCAATTGATTCTGCTGGCCCAGCAAAGCCGGCAGGGTGACTTTGAGCGCTACCTGCAACAGTTGAATGAGCGCCTGGCCCTGTTCCAGGGCAATCTTGAAGATGCCCACGAGGCCTATACCGGCTCGGTAGATGCCGGGGTTGAACTGGAAGGCGCAATTCGCACCCAGGTCGAGGGGTTACACGATGATGTGCGTGATGCAGCAGACCTGGACAGCCTGAAGGCCACAGTTGAAAACAAGCTGAATCACCTCTTGCAGGATGTTGAACAGGCGCGCTCGGTCCGCCAGCAGCGCGAGCAGGAGGTCAGCGAGCGGTTGCAGGTCATGGTTGAGCGTATCCAGGTTATGGAAGTCGAAGCGCAGTCTTTTCGCACGCATCTGGAAGAACAGCGCCAGCGTTCGCTACTCGACAGCTTGACCGGCATGGCAAACCGGGGCGGTTTGCAAAAACGCATGGCCGAGGAATTCGAGCGCTGGCAGCGCTATGGCGGTCAGCTGCTGCTGGCAGTACTTGATGTGGATCATTTCAAGACCATCAATGACAATTTTGGCCATCTGGCCGGGGACAAGGTACTGCGGCTGATTGCCCAGCAGTTGTCCCGGCGGCTGCGCAAAACCGATTTTATCGGTCGTTTTGGCGGTGAAGAATTTGTCATGTTGTTGCCCGGGACCAATCCGGAGCAGGGCGAAATCGTGCTGGAAGCCCTGCGTAGCGGTATCGAGGAATGCCCTTTCCACTTCAAGACCGAGCGGGTAACCATTACGGTATCCATAGGTTTTACCGACTTTCAGCAGGGCGATGATCTGGATACGGTATTCGAACGTGCCGACAAGGCCATGTATGCGGCCAAAGCCGCCGGCCGTAACCGCCTGTTGCGGGCCTGA
- a CDS encoding DASH family cryptochrome encodes MTTLLWFKQDLRLHDNTLLADLDLTQPCLPVYCLDPAQFIADEHGMRRCGARRAQHLLASLDALDAGLRTLGSPGLLLLQQAPEQALPQLCRELNVGLLRTHSEYAPEELKRLQQIAGQLPDHCRLQQVQDNRLFALESLPFSLERMPQVFTRFRNQIERQLPEPSESRARQRMGPWPRVAINLRQAWPTLSQLGLEQPVAEPRSALPPGAGEAAALDWLNQYLWRDRSVRHYKETRNGLLGRDFSSKLSPWLAHGSLSVRHVWRELRRHEAEHGANDSTYWLGFELLWREFFRLSLQQHGAAWFRLRGLSEHKPCAHRDERFEQWRNGRTGNDFVDACLHELNGSGFLSNRGRQIAASYLVHELQQDWRLGAAWFEQQLIDYEVGSNWGNWAYIAGVGHDPRGGRRFNVQEQATRHDPEGAYVHTWLAAP; translated from the coding sequence ATGACTACCCTGCTCTGGTTCAAACAGGACCTGCGTCTGCATGACAATACACTGCTGGCCGATCTTGATCTGACTCAGCCCTGCTTGCCGGTCTATTGTCTGGATCCGGCGCAATTCATTGCCGATGAGCACGGCATGCGCCGCTGCGGCGCACGCCGCGCACAACACCTGCTGGCTTCTCTGGATGCTCTCGATGCCGGCTTGCGTACCCTGGGCAGCCCCGGCTTGCTGCTGTTGCAGCAAGCGCCTGAACAGGCCCTGCCGCAACTGTGTCGTGAGCTGAATGTGGGTTTGCTGCGCACCCATAGCGAGTATGCCCCTGAGGAGCTGAAGCGCTTGCAGCAAATAGCCGGTCAACTGCCGGATCATTGTCGACTGCAACAGGTTCAGGATAACCGTCTGTTCGCTTTAGAATCTTTACCCTTCAGCCTGGAGCGCATGCCGCAGGTTTTTACCCGCTTCCGCAATCAGATCGAACGCCAGCTACCCGAGCCGAGCGAAAGCCGGGCACGTCAGCGCATGGGGCCCTGGCCCCGTGTCGCAATCAATCTGCGCCAGGCCTGGCCGACCCTCTCTCAGCTGGGGCTGGAGCAACCGGTCGCCGAACCGCGCAGTGCGCTGCCACCCGGAGCGGGTGAAGCTGCAGCACTGGACTGGTTGAACCAGTACCTGTGGCGTGACCGGTCCGTACGACACTACAAGGAAACCCGCAATGGCCTGCTCGGGCGTGACTTTTCCAGCAAGTTGTCGCCCTGGCTGGCCCATGGCAGTTTGTCGGTGCGGCATGTGTGGCGTGAATTACGCCGCCACGAGGCCGAACACGGGGCCAATGACTCGACCTACTGGCTCGGCTTTGAACTGCTCTGGCGCGAATTTTTCCGCCTCAGCCTGCAACAACACGGTGCTGCCTGGTTCCGCTTGCGCGGGTTGTCCGAGCACAAACCATGCGCCCACCGCGACGAGCGCTTCGAGCAGTGGCGCAACGGCAGAACCGGGAATGACTTCGTCGACGCCTGCCTGCATGAATTGAACGGCTCGGGCTTTCTGTCCAACCGCGGCCGGCAGATTGCAGCCAGCTATCTGGTGCATGAGCTGCAACAGGACTGGCGCCTGGGTGCCGCCTGGTTTGAACAACAGCTGATCGATTACGAGGTGGGCAGCAACTGGGGCAATTGGGCTTATATTGCCGGCGTCGGACACGACCCGCGCGGTGGCCGCCGCTTCAATGTGCAGGAGCAGGCGACAAGGCATGACCCCGAGGGCGCCTATGTGCACACCTGGCTGGCTGCACCCTGA
- a CDS encoding N-acetylmuramoyl-L-alanine amidase, producing the protein MDRCLPVALLLMLLVGCGSGPVIDTRYSAASQDSRVQYVILHYTSSGLDRSLGHLAEGGVSSHYLIDRQPPTIYRLVDESRRAWHAGESSWQGRSWLNASSIGIELVHYGYHETAHGRLWPDYDPAQIEALVVLLRDILQRHNLGPERVIGHSDVAPQRKVDPGPTFPWQQLAAAGVAIWPDTAVVQQWSAHLKACLPPIGWYQRALAEVGYPQPVTGELDPATRNVLTAFQMRFRPQRHDGMPDAETAALLAALSPQAARQLVAQQVVLTC; encoded by the coding sequence ATGGATCGATGCTTGCCCGTTGCCTTGCTCTTGATGCTGCTCGTTGGCTGCGGCTCCGGGCCGGTCATCGATACGCGCTACAGCGCGGCCAGCCAGGACAGCCGGGTGCAATATGTGATCCTGCATTACACCTCTTCCGGGCTGGACCGTTCCCTTGGCCACCTGGCCGAGGGTGGCGTCAGCAGCCATTACCTGATTGACCGTCAACCGCCGACCATCTATCGCCTGGTCGATGAAAGCCGTCGCGCCTGGCATGCCGGCGAGAGTAGCTGGCAGGGGCGTTCCTGGTTGAATGCCAGTTCGATCGGTATCGAACTGGTGCATTATGGCTACCATGAAACGGCGCATGGCCGTCTCTGGCCGGACTATGATCCGGCCCAGATAGAGGCCCTTGTTGTGCTGTTGCGCGACATTCTGCAGCGTCACAACCTGGGGCCGGAGCGGGTCATCGGACACAGCGATGTTGCACCACAGCGCAAAGTGGATCCCGGCCCGACGTTTCCATGGCAGCAGTTGGCAGCAGCAGGCGTCGCCATTTGGCCGGATACGGCAGTCGTTCAGCAGTGGTCGGCACACCTGAAAGCTTGCCTGCCACCGATCGGCTGGTACCAGCGGGCACTTGCCGAGGTGGGTTATCCGCAGCCGGTCACGGGTGAGCTGGACCCCGCCACGCGCAATGTTCTGACGGCCTTCCAGATGCGTTTTCGTCCTCAGCGGCATGACGGGATGCCGGATGCCGAAACTGCAGCACTGCTGGCAGCACTGAGTCCGCAGGCGGCTCGGCAACTGGTCGCACAACAGGTGGTGCTGACATGCTGA
- a CDS encoding nucleoside recognition domain-containing protein, with the protein MLNGIWLSFFLAAFAAALWQWLGLGDAEVFSRLVAALFDMARLSVEIMLVLVGTMTLWLGFLAIAEKAGMVRVLARLLDPLFRRLMPEVPSGHPAQGHITMNFAANVLGLDNAATPIGIKAMQSLQQLNPHKDTASNAQILFLVLNTSSLTLLPVTIFMYRAQQGAADPTAVFLPILLATTASSLVGLLTVALVQRLKLWDPVVLLYLVSVAVGLGVLLTTLAGMSAQALAATSTLVGNLTLFGIIIAFLGVAALRKVNVYDTFIEGAKEGFSFTVSLLPYLIAMLVAVGVLRASGVLDAGLEGFRWLANWAGWDTRFVEALPTAFIKPLSGSGARAMMIETMDTFGVDSFPALLAATLQGSTETTFYVLAVYFGAVGIRKVRHGLGCALAADFAGIVTAILVCYWFFG; encoded by the coding sequence ATGCTGAATGGCATCTGGTTGAGTTTTTTTCTGGCTGCTTTCGCTGCGGCGTTGTGGCAATGGCTGGGCCTGGGAGATGCCGAGGTGTTCAGCCGGCTGGTGGCGGCGCTGTTCGATATGGCGCGACTGAGCGTCGAGATCATGCTGGTTCTGGTCGGTACCATGACGTTGTGGCTGGGGTTTCTGGCGATTGCAGAGAAGGCCGGTATGGTGCGGGTGTTGGCCAGGTTGCTCGATCCCTTGTTCCGTCGGCTGATGCCGGAAGTGCCCAGTGGCCATCCGGCGCAGGGGCACATCACCATGAATTTTGCTGCCAACGTGCTGGGACTGGACAATGCCGCGACACCGATTGGCATCAAGGCGATGCAGTCGTTGCAACAGCTGAATCCGCACAAGGATACGGCGAGCAATGCGCAGATTCTGTTTCTGGTGCTCAATACCTCGTCACTGACGTTGCTGCCGGTGACTATTTTCATGTACCGCGCGCAGCAGGGTGCGGCTGATCCGACGGCGGTATTTCTGCCGATTCTGTTGGCGACTACGGCATCCAGTCTGGTTGGCTTGTTGACGGTGGCGCTGGTCCAGCGGCTCAAGCTGTGGGACCCGGTGGTGTTGCTGTATCTGGTATCGGTGGCGGTGGGGCTGGGCGTGTTGTTGACGACGCTGGCCGGAATGTCGGCGCAGGCGCTGGCGGCTACCTCGACGCTGGTGGGCAACCTGACGCTGTTCGGCATCATCATTGCCTTTCTGGGGGTGGCGGCGCTACGCAAGGTGAATGTGTACGACACTTTTATCGAGGGGGCCAAGGAGGGTTTCAGTTTTACGGTATCGCTGTTGCCCTATCTGATTGCGATGCTGGTGGCGGTCGGTGTGTTGCGCGCCAGTGGGGTGCTGGATGCGGGGCTGGAGGGCTTTCGCTGGTTGGCTAATTGGGCCGGGTGGGATACGCGCTTTGTCGAGGCTTTGCCGACGGCTTTCATCAAGCCGTTGTCCGGTAGCGGGGCGCGGGCGATGATGATCGAGACCATGGATACTTTTGGTGTCGACAGCTTTCCGGCGCTGTTGGCGGCGACCCTGCAGGGCAGTACGGAAACGACCTTCTATGTGCTGGCGGTGTACTTCGGTGCGGTGGGTATTCGCAAGGTGCGTCACGGACTGGGCTGTGCGCTGGCGGCGGATTTTGCCGGGATAGTGACGGCGATTCTGGTTTGTTACTGGTTTTTTGGTTGA